The Triticum aestivum cultivar Chinese Spring chromosome 3A, IWGSC CS RefSeq v2.1, whole genome shotgun sequence genome includes a region encoding these proteins:
- the LOC123061332 gene encoding IQ domain-containing protein IQM1 yields the protein MSSLRPLNTEPSFLHSQKLQSPRDACGAPLRSPSPRVVAGPPKKRMARAGGLFERSLSFKNWEAEVGADEPEAASRCINGARPGTLVLQSPGSKQQQSPRPSPSKAHFVSPRPQAELDDAATKVQKLFKGHRTRRNLADCAIVVEELWWKAYDSASLNIKSISFFDEAKQETAASRWSRAGKRIAKVGKGLSKDEKAQKLALQHWLEAIDPRHRYGHNLHLYYDIWSSSSSTEPFFYWLDIGAGKDVHHQKCPRSKLYSQLIMYLGPNERAGYEVIVEQGKLMYRRSGLLVETTEDSKWIFVLSTTRSLYIGQKKKGKFQHSSFLAGAATTAAGRLVAKDGILKAIWPYSGHYLPTEENFREFISFLEENNVDLANVKRCSVDDDEYPSFKKTSDEPTETEEHDEKPTEAEHDETLNSSQIELPEMDIIKEVVAEDNAEAEAAATKMASLPSFKWATAAGARIGCVRDYPADLQSMALEHVNLSPRVVPSPSANRLPIPSPRPSPKIRLSPRLHYMGLPTPTGRRLPIPSPEIRRQQFMGFQTPEVALTLPKHKAK from the exons ATGTCCTCGCTGAGGCCGCTCAACACGGAGCCAAGTTTTCTCCACTCCCAGAAGCTGCAGAGCCCGAGGGATGCCTGCGGGGCACCGCTGAGGTCGCCGTCGCCGAGGGTCGTCGCCGGCCCGCCCAAGAAGAGGATGGCGCGCGCCGGAGGCCTCTTCGAGAGGTCGCTCAGCTTCAAGAACTGGGAGGCGGAGGTTGGCGCCGATGAGCCAGAGGCGGCGAGCCGGTGCATCAACGGCGCGCGCCCCGGGACCCTCGTGCTCCAGAGCCCAGGAAGCAAGCAGCAGCAGTCCCCGAGGCCGTCGCCGTCCAAGGCGCACTTCGTCTCTCCGAGGCCTCAGGCCGAGCTGGACGACGCGGCCACCAAGGTCCAGAAGCTCTTCAAGGGCCACCGGACCCGGAGGAACCTCGCCGACTGCGCCATTGTCGTGGAGGAGCTCTG GTGGAAGGCCTACGATTCCGCATCACTCAACATCAAGTCCATCTccttctttgacgaggccaagcaGGAGACGGCTGCTTCCCGGTGGTCAAGGGCTGGGAAGAGGATTGCCAAGGTCGGCAAGGGGCTCTCCAAAGACGAGAAGGCCCAGAAACTGGCACTGCAGCACTGGCTCGAAGCT ATTGACCCGCGCCATCGCTACGGCCACAActtgcacctctactacgacatctGGTCCTCGAGTTCCAGCACAGAGCCCTTCTTCTACTG GCTGGATATCGGAGCCGGGAAAGACGTTCATCACCAAAAGTGCCCGAGAAGCAAGCTGTATTCCCAGTTGATTATGTACCTCGGACCA AACGAGAGGGCAGGGTATGAGGTTATTGTGGAGCAAGGGAAGCTCATGTACAGGAGAAGCGGCCTTCTCGTAGAAACCACCGAGGACTCGAAATGGATATTTGTGCTGAGCACAACTAGATCACTATACATCGGGCAG AAGAAGAAGGGTAAATTTCAGCACTCGAGTTTCCTAGCCGGGGCGGCAACAACCGCTGCCGGTAGGTTGGTTGCCAAAGATGGCATTCTTAAGGCAATATGGCCTTACAGCGGCCACTACCTCCCAACAGAAGAGAACTTCAGGGAGTTCATCAGTTTCTTGGAGGAGAACAATGTCGATCTAGCTAACGTCAAG AGGTGTTCCGTCGACGACGACGAGTACCCATCGTTCAAGAAGACCTCAGACGAGCCTACTGAAACGGAAGAACATGACGAGAAACCCACCGAGGCGGAACATGATGAGACCCTCAACAGCTCGCAAATTGAACTGCCTGAGATGGACATCATCAAGGAAGTGGTTGCCGAGGACAATGCGGAAGCGGAGGCAGCAGCGACCAAGATGGCCAGTCTCCCGTCCTTCAAATGGGCAACCGCTGCTGGCGCGCGGATCGGCTGTGTCCGCGACTACCCGGCTGATCTCCAGAGCATGGCTCTTGAGCATGTCAATCTGTCACCAAGAGTGGTGCCGTCTCCGAGCGCGAATCGGCTGCCCATCCCGTCGCCTCGGCCCAGCCCCAAGATCAGGCTGTCTCCCCGGCTGCACTACATGGGCCTTCCTACCCCCACCGGCCGCCggctcccgatcccgagcccggaGATCAGGAGGCAGCAGTTCATGGGCTTTCAGACACCGGAAGTGGCTCTCACTCTCCCCAAGCACAAGGCCAAGTGA